Proteins encoded by one window of Triplophysa rosa linkage group LG19, Trosa_1v2, whole genome shotgun sequence:
- the zgc:162472 gene encoding transcription factor TFIIIB component B'' homolog isoform X1, which yields MMRRSRISVRPNVKPPDRALTGSHDASLDKTQPNQTPTDSGPSQVSEVTAEQVNTGPPATESVKTSEKAALSSNHGNEVEATSHEEDAASKSTDSQAATSTSLTSGPQRRKRFTALPNLAKPRASPVSSRTPKSPSKSPVKPVTPSESEKPAAVVESAPGAPLVKEPVANPKVPERQRPSGGGRRPKAQPTPTVPPQIVLEKGSQGGGSSDHQQPLETSQPDPVILHETPPECPFPPALDVIVIEPEHNSGLDLEKDQSDPLRKKLKSCSKVIKTLNDPADMIRLAKARKLRELLKMEMSKSKEDKKKPKLGIKERKVPKDHTKMTMRELIYYLPASNPMKSFTEEEEKASEIVLPNSPKPASTKPSTGPSVQENEGEDRLREDEEEAEAEMAEETHAEDPLLVPRVKVAEDGSLIIDEESLTVQVSRMNGPNPAEDRDPIFERGSTTTYSSFKKGTYTKPWSNGETDMFYLAISMVGTDFSMIGQLFPHRGRVEIKNKFKKEERMNSWRIDKAFKEKRCLDLDFFKTLMEQILKDEQTKKDKNKELVKLAKAQRTFRKPRVVKRKETKSSESSDNDEVVHEKENEDLWNEGGSDAASKKHRADHQNCENEVSEGLPSDESRLKESENVSKSPVIKPAQLKGRPQKPTPTLSNRCGNRRPGGEETKKTSKVTPVLVQEREKKQSSILQELEDLEEEPDLTAVQEQIFNKPTRSGRIPKLSQHVMQAAAEDEEVLSDPQLSFKDQGFQAPGRRAKVKPGPSLKQGMTRRGKSRLVTLRASGTEDDDDEEDVEDCGLSQEDLFSNAEEENQVFVPMSLRSLPPDNSEVLETVEELDISLNVPDILGTSQNALCPELSCEQAEMPAGSVLCEHQLDLLVDVIEFLDPDHMEVCKEINNEAAQTLLTIGCSAQMIQTTEMSCTGEDYIGEQPLNDVHEEVVQEVVFTETVELQADTAVVLAGPSVRLESETKAGLNLSSIGSNIPEPASEETYITTEQPIRIQITNDVPSQDEMQNLSSSTSAPPSRRGRLSKPKPNVGQGLKTRRVQQAHQEPDSVPSSSGPNSTELNKNTTEPMREDSGPADYMPQDSSTILAVVMQPDTASEQKDDIPEKDSGSIPLKRKSDDVITEESAKKDRREVNEAKPETEQMKSVSQERSDETSRLVRRYRGPKPKAKLTRTSTATHVQTRHNTTSTTTVPKERSPVAEFSTSTFTPIESPEEGAVVTTEAQHEKVAFDMAVKEVTPQVVSGDELKQKTVSVLENTRSTSDGNNVGELPVCLLQDTSADPTHDEPVFILSLTEIPPTFDEGMDFETETLPSTTMTELHSQSQSFNESRETSHLLITDALVPVAEEEEKGDGDKMSKGDLDHTAPASRSQRVDKTESQTEHPVFEKTECTEEAKEHVEKKKELPERARRAKLQVKPNTLAGRSTRGAKEETPALSSEETTSVPISTLYSQESISVQEQNVRASNSTTVNSDNLTSAATSDGETTHSPIPALLEDSRHLANQDNTSEELAQGQVDLAGKDAVELSVTEASGSRSHNVSQIASVTTSGPLTRPGRRPKGFLSFISSKSTQGPSGTNRGARPGPQKPAVNTSRPDRKWVAAIPVTSTKNPEAKQPSTSNSKTEQNSEEEPTSVSKYFFSDIFTEVDELEDMD from the exons atgATGCGCAGATCAAGAATCAGCGTCCGGCCCAATGTGAAGCCGCCAGACCGAGCTCTGACGGGCTCTCACGATGCGTCTCTGGATAAAACTCAGCCAAACCAGACCCCCACTGACTCCGGCCCATCTCAGGTATCAGAGGTCACAGCTGAGCAAGTTAACACTGGTCCCCCTGCGACAGAATCTGTGAAGACCAGCGAAAAAGCAGCTCTGAGCAGCAACCATGGTAATGAGGTGGAGGCCACTAGCCATGAAGA AGATGCAGCATCTAAAAGTACTGATTCCCAAGCAGCAACAAGCACCTCTTTGACATCCGGCCCACAAAGGAGGAAACGATTTACAGCTCTACCCAACCTGGCCAAACCCCGAGCCTCCCCAGTCTCCTCCAGGACTCCAAAATCTCCGTCCAAGTCCCCTGTCAAACCAGTAACACCCAGTGAGTCTGAAAAACCAGCCGCCGTTGTAGAATCTGCTCCTGGTGCGCCTCTAGTCAAGGAGCCTGTCGCCAACCCCAAGGTTCCTGAAAGACAGAGACCTTCCGGAGGGGGCAGGCGGCCCAAAGCTCAGCCCACACCTACAGTCCCACCTCAGATTGTCCTAGAGAAGGGCTCACAAGGAGGCGGATCATCAGATCACCAGCAACCTCTTGAAACATCCCAACCTGATCCTGTTATACTTCATGAAACCCCTCCCGAGTGTCCGTTCCCTCCTGCTTTGGATGTCATAGTCATTGAACCGGAGCACAATTCTGGGCTTGATCTAGAGAAAGACCAGTCTGAtcctttaagaaaaaaacttAAATCATGTTCTAAGGTCATCAAAACTCTTAATGACCCTGCAGACATGATCAGATTGGCCAAGGCTCGGAAACTTAGAGAGcttcttaaaatggaaatgaGCAAAAGCAAG GAAGATAAGAAGAAACCCAAATTGGGAATCAAAGAACGGAAGGTACCAAAAGATCACACCAAAATGACCATGAGAGAACTGATCTATTACCTACCTGCCTCCAACCCAATGAA GTCTTTTACAGAAGAGGAGGAGAAAGCATCTGAGATAGTGTTACCTAACTCCCCTAAACCAGC TTCTACGAAGCCTTCAACTGGTCCATCAGTTCAGGAGAATGAAGGTGAAGATCGTCTTCGTGAGGATGAAGAAGAAGCAGAAGCAGAAATGGCAGAGGAAACTCATGCGGAAGATCCTCTGCTGGTGCCCAGGGTGAAAGTGGCCGAGGATGGATCTCTGATTATAGATGAGGAGAG tttaACAGTCCAGGTGTCCAGAATGAACGGACCCAATCCAGCAGAGGACAGAGATCCCATATTCGAACGTGGCTCTACCACCACCTACTCCAGCTTTAAGAAAGGCACCTACACCAAACCCTGGTCCAACGGAG AGACTGATATGTTTTACTTGGCCATCAGCATGGTGGGGACGGACTTCTCCATGATTGGTCAACTGTTTCCCCATCGAGGTCGTGTCGAGATTAAG AACAAGTTTAAGAAAGAGGAGAGAATGAACTCATGGAGGATAGACAAAGCTTTCA AGGAGAAGAGGTGTTTGGATCTAGATTTCTTTAAGACATTAATGGAGCAGATTCTAAAAGATGAGCAGACGAAGAAGGACAAGAACAAAGAGCTTGTCAAGTTGGCTAAGGCGCAAAGGACATTCAGAAAACCAAGAg TGGTTAAAAGAAAGGAAACAAAGTCTTCAGAAAGTTCAGACAACGATGAGGTGGTGCATGAAAAGGAAAACGAAGACCTCTGGAATGAAGGAGGGAGTGATGCTGCTTCAAAGAAACACAGAG CTGATCAtcaaaactgtgaaaatgaAGTCTCTGAGGGGCTGCCATCAGATGAGAG CAGGTTAAAGGAATCTGAGAATGTGAGCAAGAGTCCGGTCATTAAACCGGCCCAGCTCAAGGGTCGACCCCAAAAACCGACCCCGACCCTCAGCAACAGGTGTGGAAATAGACGTCCAGGTGGAGAAGAAACTAAAAAGACCTCCAAG GTGACCCCAGTTTTAGTccaagagagagaaaagaaacagTCCTCTATTCTCCAAGAATTGGAAGATTTGGAGGAAGAACCCGACCTCACTGCTGTACAGGAACAAATTTTCAATAAACCAACCAG GTCAGGACGGATCCCTAAACTTTCTCAGCATGTGATGCAGGCAGCAGCGGAGGATGAGGAAGTGCTCTCTGATCCTCAGCTGTCTTTCAAAGATCAAGGCTTTCAAGCGCCCGGCCGTAGAGCCAAAGTAAAGCCAGGCCCAAGTCTGAAACAAGGCATGACTAGGAGGGGGAAATCGAGACTGGTGACCTTACGGGCATCTGGGAcggaagatgatgatgatgaagaggacGTAGAAGACTGTGGCTTGAGCCAGGAGGACCTTTTTTCAAATGCAGAAGAGGAAAACCAGGTGTTTGTGCCTATGAGTCTTCGCTCACTACCGCCAGATAATTCAGAGGTGTTGGAAACTGTGGAGGAG CTGGACATCTCTTTGAATGTTCCCGATATCCTGGGCacatcccagaatgctttgtgCCCCGAGTTGTCATGCGAGCAGGCTGAAATGCCTGCTGGTTCTGTCCTTTGTGAACACCAGTTGGACCTACTTGTT GATGTCATTGAGTTTCTTGACCCAGATCACATGGAAG TGTGTAAGGAGATCAACAATGAAGCCGCCCAGACACTTCTGACCATTGGGTGCTCAGCTCAGATGATCCAGACAACTGAAATGTCCTGCACAG gTGAAGATTATATTGGTGAGCAGCCATTAAATGATGTGCATGAAGAGGTTGTCCAAGAAGTCGTCTTCACAGAAACAGTAGAACTTCAGGCTGATACTGCAGTAGTGTTGGCTGGTCCTTCTGTAAGATTAGAGTCTGAGACAAAAGCTGGTCTTAACCTCTCAAGTATTGGGAGTAATATTCCAGAACCAGCCTCTGAAGAAACCTACATCACGACAGAGCAACCAATCAGAATACAGATAACTAATGATGTACCATCTCAAGACGAGATGCAGAACTTGAGTTCTTCCACCAGCGCTCCACCCTCTAGAAGGGGCCGTTTATCTAAACCCAAGCCCAATGTTGGCCAAGGTTTGAAAACCAGACGAGTTCAGCAAGCCCATCAAGAACCTGATTCTGTGCCGAGCTCCAGTGGTCCAAATTCTACAGAACTGAATAAAAATACGACAGAACCAATGCGAGAAGATTCAGGTCCGGCGGATTACATGCCACAAGATTCCTCTACCATTCTCGCTGTGGTCATGCAGCCGGATACAGCATCTGAACAAAAAGATGACATACCTGAGAAAGATAGTGGATCTATCCCACTCAAGAGAAAGAGTGATGATGTAATCACAGAGGAAAGTGCGAAAAAAGATAGACGAGAGGTGAATGAGGCGAAGCCAGAGACGGAGCAAATGAAAAG tgtGTCTCAGGAGAGATCTGATGAGACCAGTAGACTTGTCAGGAGGTATCGTGGACCCAAACCTAAAGCCAAACTCACTCGGACATCTACAGCCACACATGTCCAGACCCGGCATAACACAACATCAACCACAACAG TACCAAAAGAAAGGTCACCTGTTGCCGAGTTCTCCACAAGCACTTTCACTCCCATTGAAAGCCCTGAAGAGGGCGCTGTAGTTACCACAGAAGCTCAGCATGAGAAAGTTGCATTCGACATG gcAGTCAAAGAAGTCACGCCACAAGTTGTTTCGGGAGATGAGTTGAAACAGAAAACTGTATCTGTGTTGGAAAACACCAGAAGCACTTCTGACGGAAACAACGTTGGGGAACTTCCTGTATGTTTGTTACAGGACACATCTGCGGACCCCACCCATGATGAACCAGTGTTCATACTCTCTCTTACTGAAATCCCACCCACTTTTGATGAGGGGATGGACTTTGAGACGGAGACCCTCCCATCTACGACAATGACTGAATTGCATTCTCAAAGTCAAAG TTTTAATGAGAGCAGAGAGACGAGTCATCTTCTGATCACAGATGCTTTAGTTCCTGTAGCAGAGGAAGAGGAAAAGGGGGATGGAGACAAAATGAGCAAAGGAGATTTGGACCACACGGCACCAGCCTCAAGATCTCAGCgg GTTGACAAAACAGAGAGTCAGACAGAACATCCCG tattcGAAAAGACAGAGTGTACTGAGGAGGCGAAGGAGCATGTGGAGAAGAAAAAAGAACTTCCTGAGAGAGCCAGGAGAG CAAAACTGCAGGTTAAACCCAACACCCTGGCCGGAAGAAGCACTCGAGGGGCTAAAGAGGAGACACCAGCGCTTTCTTCAGAAGAGACTACCTCAGTACCAATTTCAACACTATATAGCCAAGAGAGTATATCAGTGCAAGAACAAAATGTGAGAGCCAGCAATTCAACAACAGTAAACTCAGACAACTTAACATCAGCCGCCACTTCAGATGGAGAAACAACCCATTCTCCTATTCCAGCACTTCTCGAGGATTCACGTCACCTTGCCAATCAAGATAATACATCCGAAGAGTTAGCCCAGGGACAGGTGGACCTTGCTGGCAAAGATGCAGTTGAATTAAGTGTGACAGAGGCTAGTGGGTCACGATCGCACAATGTCAGTCAAATCGCATCTGTTACCACAAGTGGGCCACTTACAAG ACCTGGTAGAAGACCAAAGGGTTTCCTGTCCTTCATTTCCTCTAAGAGCACACAAGGGCCCTCAGGTACTAATCGAGGGGCCAGGCCAGGACCCCAGAAACCAGCGGTCAACACCTCACGCCCAGACAGAAAATGGGTAGCGGCTATCCCTGTTACTTCGACAAAAAATCCTGAAGCAAAGCAACCCTCAACCTCTAATTCCAAGACTGAG CAGAATTCGGAAGAAGAGCCCACAAGTGTTTCTAAGTATTTTTTCAGTGATATCTTCACTGAAGTGGATGAGCTTGAAGACATGGATTGA
- the zgc:162472 gene encoding transcription factor TFIIIB component B'' homolog isoform X2 → MMRRSRISVRPNVKPPDRALTGSHDASLDKTQPNQTPTDSGPSQVSEVTAEQVNTGPPATESVKTSEKAALSSNHGNEVEATSHEEDAASKSTDSQAATSTSLTSGPQRRKRFTALPNLAKPRASPVSSRTPKSPSKSPVKPVTPSESEKPAAVVESAPGAPLVKEPVANPKVPERQRPSGGGRRPKAQPTPTVPPQIVLEKGSQGGGSSDHQQPLETSQPDPVILHETPPECPFPPALDVIVIEPEHNSGLDLEKDQSDPLRKKLKSCSKVIKTLNDPADMIRLAKARKLRELLKMEMSKSKEDKKKPKLGIKERKVPKDHTKMTMRELIYYLPASNPMKSFTEEEEKASEIVLPNSPKPASTKPSTGPSVQENEGEDRLREDEEEAEAEMAEETHAEDPLLVPRVKVAEDGSLIIDEESLTVQVSRMNGPNPAEDRDPIFERGSTTTYSSFKKGTYTKPWSNGETDMFYLAISMVGTDFSMIGQLFPHRGRVEIKNKFKKEERMNSWRIDKAFKEKRCLDLDFFKTLMEQILKDEQTKKDKNKELVKLAKAQRTFRKPRVVKRKETKSSESSDNDEVVHEKENEDLWNEGGSDAASKKHRADHQNCENEVSEGLPSDESRLKESENVSKSPVIKPAQLKGRPQKPTPTLSNRCGNRRPGGEETKKTSKVTPVLVQEREKKQSSILQELEDLEEEPDLTAVQEQIFNKPTRSGRIPKLSQHVMQAAAEDEEVLSDPQLSFKDQGFQAPGRRAKVKPGPSLKQGMTRRGKSRLVTLRASGTEDDDDEEDVEDCGLSQEDLFSNAEEENQVFVPMSLRSLPPDNSEVLETVEELDISLNVPDILGTSQNALCPELSCEQAEMPAGSVLCEHQLDLLVDVIEFLDPDHMEVCKEINNEAAQTLLTIGCSAQMIQTTEMSCTGEDYIGEQPLNDVHEEVVQEVVFTETVELQADTAVVLAGPSVRLESETKAGLNLSSIGSNIPEPASEETYITTEQPIRIQITNDVPSQDEMQNLSSSTSAPPSRRGRLSKPKPNVGQGLKTRRVQQAHQEPDSVPSSSGPNSTELNKNTTEPMREDSGPADYMPQDSSTILAVVMQPDTASEQKDDIPEKDSGSIPLKRKSDDVITEESAKKDRREVNEAKPETEQMKSVSQERSDETSRLVRRYRGPKPKAKLTRTSTATHVQTRHNTTSTTTVPKERSPVAEFSTSTFTPIESPEEGAVVTTEAQHEKVAFDMAVKEVTPQVVSGDELKQKTVSVLENTRSTSDGNNVGELPVCLLQDTSADPTHDEPVFILSLTEIPPTFDEGMDFETETLPSTTMTELHSQSQSFNESRETSHLLITDALVPVAEEEEKGDGDKMSKGDLDHTAPASRSQRVDKTESQTEHPVFEKTECTEEAKEHVEKKKELPERARRAKLQVKPNTLAGRSTRGAKEETPALSSEETTSVPISTLYSQESISVQEQNVRASNSTTVNSDNLTSAATSDGETTHSPIPALLEDSRHLANQDNTSEELAQGQVDLAGKDAVELSVTEASGSRSHNVSQIASVTTSGPLTRPGRRPKGFLSFISSKSTQGPSGTNRGARPGPQKPAVNTSRPDRKWVAAIPVTSTKNPEAKQPSTSNSKTENSEEEPTSVSKYFFSDIFTEVDELEDMD, encoded by the exons atgATGCGCAGATCAAGAATCAGCGTCCGGCCCAATGTGAAGCCGCCAGACCGAGCTCTGACGGGCTCTCACGATGCGTCTCTGGATAAAACTCAGCCAAACCAGACCCCCACTGACTCCGGCCCATCTCAGGTATCAGAGGTCACAGCTGAGCAAGTTAACACTGGTCCCCCTGCGACAGAATCTGTGAAGACCAGCGAAAAAGCAGCTCTGAGCAGCAACCATGGTAATGAGGTGGAGGCCACTAGCCATGAAGA AGATGCAGCATCTAAAAGTACTGATTCCCAAGCAGCAACAAGCACCTCTTTGACATCCGGCCCACAAAGGAGGAAACGATTTACAGCTCTACCCAACCTGGCCAAACCCCGAGCCTCCCCAGTCTCCTCCAGGACTCCAAAATCTCCGTCCAAGTCCCCTGTCAAACCAGTAACACCCAGTGAGTCTGAAAAACCAGCCGCCGTTGTAGAATCTGCTCCTGGTGCGCCTCTAGTCAAGGAGCCTGTCGCCAACCCCAAGGTTCCTGAAAGACAGAGACCTTCCGGAGGGGGCAGGCGGCCCAAAGCTCAGCCCACACCTACAGTCCCACCTCAGATTGTCCTAGAGAAGGGCTCACAAGGAGGCGGATCATCAGATCACCAGCAACCTCTTGAAACATCCCAACCTGATCCTGTTATACTTCATGAAACCCCTCCCGAGTGTCCGTTCCCTCCTGCTTTGGATGTCATAGTCATTGAACCGGAGCACAATTCTGGGCTTGATCTAGAGAAAGACCAGTCTGAtcctttaagaaaaaaacttAAATCATGTTCTAAGGTCATCAAAACTCTTAATGACCCTGCAGACATGATCAGATTGGCCAAGGCTCGGAAACTTAGAGAGcttcttaaaatggaaatgaGCAAAAGCAAG GAAGATAAGAAGAAACCCAAATTGGGAATCAAAGAACGGAAGGTACCAAAAGATCACACCAAAATGACCATGAGAGAACTGATCTATTACCTACCTGCCTCCAACCCAATGAA GTCTTTTACAGAAGAGGAGGAGAAAGCATCTGAGATAGTGTTACCTAACTCCCCTAAACCAGC TTCTACGAAGCCTTCAACTGGTCCATCAGTTCAGGAGAATGAAGGTGAAGATCGTCTTCGTGAGGATGAAGAAGAAGCAGAAGCAGAAATGGCAGAGGAAACTCATGCGGAAGATCCTCTGCTGGTGCCCAGGGTGAAAGTGGCCGAGGATGGATCTCTGATTATAGATGAGGAGAG tttaACAGTCCAGGTGTCCAGAATGAACGGACCCAATCCAGCAGAGGACAGAGATCCCATATTCGAACGTGGCTCTACCACCACCTACTCCAGCTTTAAGAAAGGCACCTACACCAAACCCTGGTCCAACGGAG AGACTGATATGTTTTACTTGGCCATCAGCATGGTGGGGACGGACTTCTCCATGATTGGTCAACTGTTTCCCCATCGAGGTCGTGTCGAGATTAAG AACAAGTTTAAGAAAGAGGAGAGAATGAACTCATGGAGGATAGACAAAGCTTTCA AGGAGAAGAGGTGTTTGGATCTAGATTTCTTTAAGACATTAATGGAGCAGATTCTAAAAGATGAGCAGACGAAGAAGGACAAGAACAAAGAGCTTGTCAAGTTGGCTAAGGCGCAAAGGACATTCAGAAAACCAAGAg TGGTTAAAAGAAAGGAAACAAAGTCTTCAGAAAGTTCAGACAACGATGAGGTGGTGCATGAAAAGGAAAACGAAGACCTCTGGAATGAAGGAGGGAGTGATGCTGCTTCAAAGAAACACAGAG CTGATCAtcaaaactgtgaaaatgaAGTCTCTGAGGGGCTGCCATCAGATGAGAG CAGGTTAAAGGAATCTGAGAATGTGAGCAAGAGTCCGGTCATTAAACCGGCCCAGCTCAAGGGTCGACCCCAAAAACCGACCCCGACCCTCAGCAACAGGTGTGGAAATAGACGTCCAGGTGGAGAAGAAACTAAAAAGACCTCCAAG GTGACCCCAGTTTTAGTccaagagagagaaaagaaacagTCCTCTATTCTCCAAGAATTGGAAGATTTGGAGGAAGAACCCGACCTCACTGCTGTACAGGAACAAATTTTCAATAAACCAACCAG GTCAGGACGGATCCCTAAACTTTCTCAGCATGTGATGCAGGCAGCAGCGGAGGATGAGGAAGTGCTCTCTGATCCTCAGCTGTCTTTCAAAGATCAAGGCTTTCAAGCGCCCGGCCGTAGAGCCAAAGTAAAGCCAGGCCCAAGTCTGAAACAAGGCATGACTAGGAGGGGGAAATCGAGACTGGTGACCTTACGGGCATCTGGGAcggaagatgatgatgatgaagaggacGTAGAAGACTGTGGCTTGAGCCAGGAGGACCTTTTTTCAAATGCAGAAGAGGAAAACCAGGTGTTTGTGCCTATGAGTCTTCGCTCACTACCGCCAGATAATTCAGAGGTGTTGGAAACTGTGGAGGAG CTGGACATCTCTTTGAATGTTCCCGATATCCTGGGCacatcccagaatgctttgtgCCCCGAGTTGTCATGCGAGCAGGCTGAAATGCCTGCTGGTTCTGTCCTTTGTGAACACCAGTTGGACCTACTTGTT GATGTCATTGAGTTTCTTGACCCAGATCACATGGAAG TGTGTAAGGAGATCAACAATGAAGCCGCCCAGACACTTCTGACCATTGGGTGCTCAGCTCAGATGATCCAGACAACTGAAATGTCCTGCACAG gTGAAGATTATATTGGTGAGCAGCCATTAAATGATGTGCATGAAGAGGTTGTCCAAGAAGTCGTCTTCACAGAAACAGTAGAACTTCAGGCTGATACTGCAGTAGTGTTGGCTGGTCCTTCTGTAAGATTAGAGTCTGAGACAAAAGCTGGTCTTAACCTCTCAAGTATTGGGAGTAATATTCCAGAACCAGCCTCTGAAGAAACCTACATCACGACAGAGCAACCAATCAGAATACAGATAACTAATGATGTACCATCTCAAGACGAGATGCAGAACTTGAGTTCTTCCACCAGCGCTCCACCCTCTAGAAGGGGCCGTTTATCTAAACCCAAGCCCAATGTTGGCCAAGGTTTGAAAACCAGACGAGTTCAGCAAGCCCATCAAGAACCTGATTCTGTGCCGAGCTCCAGTGGTCCAAATTCTACAGAACTGAATAAAAATACGACAGAACCAATGCGAGAAGATTCAGGTCCGGCGGATTACATGCCACAAGATTCCTCTACCATTCTCGCTGTGGTCATGCAGCCGGATACAGCATCTGAACAAAAAGATGACATACCTGAGAAAGATAGTGGATCTATCCCACTCAAGAGAAAGAGTGATGATGTAATCACAGAGGAAAGTGCGAAAAAAGATAGACGAGAGGTGAATGAGGCGAAGCCAGAGACGGAGCAAATGAAAAG tgtGTCTCAGGAGAGATCTGATGAGACCAGTAGACTTGTCAGGAGGTATCGTGGACCCAAACCTAAAGCCAAACTCACTCGGACATCTACAGCCACACATGTCCAGACCCGGCATAACACAACATCAACCACAACAG TACCAAAAGAAAGGTCACCTGTTGCCGAGTTCTCCACAAGCACTTTCACTCCCATTGAAAGCCCTGAAGAGGGCGCTGTAGTTACCACAGAAGCTCAGCATGAGAAAGTTGCATTCGACATG gcAGTCAAAGAAGTCACGCCACAAGTTGTTTCGGGAGATGAGTTGAAACAGAAAACTGTATCTGTGTTGGAAAACACCAGAAGCACTTCTGACGGAAACAACGTTGGGGAACTTCCTGTATGTTTGTTACAGGACACATCTGCGGACCCCACCCATGATGAACCAGTGTTCATACTCTCTCTTACTGAAATCCCACCCACTTTTGATGAGGGGATGGACTTTGAGACGGAGACCCTCCCATCTACGACAATGACTGAATTGCATTCTCAAAGTCAAAG TTTTAATGAGAGCAGAGAGACGAGTCATCTTCTGATCACAGATGCTTTAGTTCCTGTAGCAGAGGAAGAGGAAAAGGGGGATGGAGACAAAATGAGCAAAGGAGATTTGGACCACACGGCACCAGCCTCAAGATCTCAGCgg GTTGACAAAACAGAGAGTCAGACAGAACATCCCG tattcGAAAAGACAGAGTGTACTGAGGAGGCGAAGGAGCATGTGGAGAAGAAAAAAGAACTTCCTGAGAGAGCCAGGAGAG CAAAACTGCAGGTTAAACCCAACACCCTGGCCGGAAGAAGCACTCGAGGGGCTAAAGAGGAGACACCAGCGCTTTCTTCAGAAGAGACTACCTCAGTACCAATTTCAACACTATATAGCCAAGAGAGTATATCAGTGCAAGAACAAAATGTGAGAGCCAGCAATTCAACAACAGTAAACTCAGACAACTTAACATCAGCCGCCACTTCAGATGGAGAAACAACCCATTCTCCTATTCCAGCACTTCTCGAGGATTCACGTCACCTTGCCAATCAAGATAATACATCCGAAGAGTTAGCCCAGGGACAGGTGGACCTTGCTGGCAAAGATGCAGTTGAATTAAGTGTGACAGAGGCTAGTGGGTCACGATCGCACAATGTCAGTCAAATCGCATCTGTTACCACAAGTGGGCCACTTACAAG ACCTGGTAGAAGACCAAAGGGTTTCCTGTCCTTCATTTCCTCTAAGAGCACACAAGGGCCCTCAGGTACTAATCGAGGGGCCAGGCCAGGACCCCAGAAACCAGCGGTCAACACCTCACGCCCAGACAGAAAATGGGTAGCGGCTATCCCTGTTACTTCGACAAAAAATCCTGAAGCAAAGCAACCCTCAACCTCTAATTCCAAGACTGAG AATTCGGAAGAAGAGCCCACAAGTGTTTCTAAGTATTTTTTCAGTGATATCTTCACTGAAGTGGATGAGCTTGAAGACATGGATTGA